A single Populus alba chromosome 7, ASM523922v2, whole genome shotgun sequence DNA region contains:
- the LOC118063240 gene encoding cold-regulated 413 plasma membrane protein 4 has translation MVSSFNLYNLTSLAVAEAIESRSSRARASFQWGGTIFALFLLILNRVGRKSSVQTTLLVFYLLTSFPTGLFKVLRGQFGYWIAFLVIAANLFFPETFPVSRFILFVISPDRLVDGLRNSIAGAIICLLIGISSVIMEIREIAGNRSTECSFLCWGYCLGIAFLFFFTIKYLCLGTW, from the exons ATggtttcaagttttaatttatataacttAACATCATTAGCAGTAGCAGAAGCTATAGAATCAAGATCTAGCAGGGCTCGAGCTAGTTTTCAATGGGGTGGAACCATCTTTGCTTT ATTCTTGTTGATCCTGAACCGAGTAGGACGGAAATCCTCTGTGCAGACTACGCTTCTTGTATTCTATTTGCTCACAAGTTTCCCAACAGGGTTGTTCAAAGTTTTAAG AGGACAATTTGGTTACTGGATTGCTTTTCTTGTTATTGCGGCAAACCTATTCTTTCCTGAAACCTTTCCAG TTTCTCGTTTTATCCTATTTGTCATCTCGCCTGACCGTCTGGTAGATGGACTGCGCAATAGCATTGCTGGTGCTATCATTTGTCTCCTGATTGGAATTTCATCTGTCATAATGGAGATTCGAGAAATTGCAGGAAACAGGAGTACTGAATGTAGTTTTCTCTGCTGGGGTTATTGTCTTGGTATAGccttcttgttcttcttcacAATCAAGTATCTATGCTTAGGAACTTGGTAG
- the LOC118063239 gene encoding lysM domain receptor-like kinase 4 — MCNYMKNLSFFFLKKKVPRATSLLCLNRYPFLLNCILPLTQLVLSQINMSFRSVVSPFALFVLYCCSLIQAQQPYVGKGTTKCSNTQNSALGYSCNGLNKSCQAYLTFRSQPPYTTVASISTLLASDPSQLSQMNSVSETAPFPTNQLVLVPVNCSCSGDYFQANASYIVQPGNTPFLIANNIYQGLSTCQAIRNLKSTLTVDIFAGETLTVPLRCACPTKNQSDLGIRYLLSYLVTQGDTVSIASVRFGADIGRALEANEISEKYPTIYPFTTLLIPLKNPPTSSQTVVPPPPPASPSPSPPPPSPNSVKSSNTTWVYVVVGVFGGIVLTLVIGTIIFFMFFRKSKKQPGPIIVSQSFEAHEKPLNRKLDEEPQDLLESVYSIAQSIKVYNYEDLKAATDNFSPSCWIKGSVFRGLINGDFAAIKKMNGDVSKEIDLLNKINHCNLIRLSGVCFNDGHWYLVYEYAAKGPLSDWIHVSSNEGKFLKWTQRIQIATDVATGLNYLHSFTDYPHVHKDIKSSNILLDNDLRAKIANFSLARSTDGPEGEFALTRHIVGTKGYMAPEYLENGIICTKLDVYAFGVLTLEIMTGKEVAALYREENRELSDVLNGVLSEEGGLEESLSQIIDPSMHGNYPSGLAVLMFRLIDSCLSKNPADRPAMDEIVQALSGILTASLAWELSNNTSSYHSSN; from the coding sequence ATGTGCAATTATATGAagaatctttctttcttctttttaaagaaaaaagttcCTCGTGCAACCTCTCTGCTTTGCCTGAATAGATATCCATTCCTCTTGAACTGTATTTTGCCATTAACACAATTAGTTCTTTCCCAAATCAACATGAGCTTCCGTTCTGTTGTTTCTCCTTTCGCTCTCTTCGTTCTTTATTGCTGTTCTTTGATTCAAGCTCAGCAGCCTTACGTGGGGAAAGGTACAACAAAGTGTTCAAACACACAGAATTCCGCTCTGGGATATTCTTGCAATGGCCTGAACAAGAGTTGCCAAGCTTATCTGACCTTCAGATCCCAACCTCCTTACACTACTGTTGCCTCCATATCTACTCTTTTGGCTTCAGACCCATCTCAGCTCTCTCAAATGAATTCAGTTTCCGAGACTGCACCATTTCCAACAAACCAGTTGGTGCTGGTTCCTGTCAACTGCTCATGTTCCGGCGATTATTTTCAGGCAAACGCATCTTATATTGTTCAACCAGGTAACACTCCGTTCTTGATTGCTAACAACATTTATCAAGGCCTCTCAACCTGTCAAGCTATCCGGAATCTAAAAAGTACACTCACTGTCGATATATTTGCTGGTGAGACACTCACTGTTCCTCTTAGATGTGCCTGTCCTACAAAGAACCAGAGTGATTTAGGTATCAGGTATCTGTTAAGTTACTTAGTCACACAGGGCGATACAGTTTCAATTGCTAGTGTACGATTTGGTGCAGATATCGGGAGAGCTCTTGAAGCAAATGAAATCAGTGAGAAATATCCCACGATTTACCCCTTCACAACACTCCTAATTCCTCTAAAAAACCCACCAACAAGTTCACAAACTGTAGTGCCACCTCCACCTCCAGCTTCACCTTCACCTTCACCTCCACCACCGTCACCAAACTCCGTCAAAAGCTCAAACACAACATGGGTTTATGTTGTCGTTGGGGTTTTTGGAGGAATTGTTCTTACACTAGTCATTGGAAccattattttcttcatgttcttcCGAAAAAGTAAGAAGCAACCGGGTCCAATTATCGTGTCACAAAGCTTTGAGGCACATGAGAAACCACTCAACAGGAAGTTGGATGAAGAACCTCAGGATTTGTTAGAGAGTGTTTATAGCATAGCTCAATCCATCAAAGTCTACAACTATGAAGATCTGAAAGCTGCAACAGATAACTTCAGTCCCAGTTGTTGGATCAAAGGGTCTGTTTTTCGTGGCCTAATCAATGGTGATTTCGCTGCCATTAAGAAGATGAACGGAGACGTGTCCAAGGAGATAGATTTATTGAATAAGATCAACCACTGTAATCTAATTCGCCTCTCTGGTGTTTGTTTCAATGATGGGCATTGGTACCTGGTTTACGAGTATGCTGCCAAAGGACCTTTGAGTGATTGGATTCATGTTAGCAGCAACGAAGGAAAGTTCTTGAAATGGACACAAAGGATACAGATTGCTACGGATGTAGCTACAGGGCTTAACTATCTGCATAGTTTTACTGACTATCCTCATGTCCACAAGGATATAAAAAGCAGCAACATACTTCTTGATAATGATTTAAGGGCTAAGATTGCAAACTTTTCCCTGGCAAGGTCAACAGATGGGCCGGAAGGTGAATTCGCATTGACAAGGCACATCGTTGGGACTAAAGGTTACATGGCTCCTGAGTACCTGGAAAATGGTATTATCTGTACAAAACTTGATGTCTATGCATTTGGAGTTCTCACACTGGAGATAATGACTGGGAAAGAAGTTGCTGCTCTATACAGAGAGGAAAACAGGGAGCTATCTGATGTTTTAAATGGTGTTCTTTCTGAGGAAGGTGGGCTGGAGGAGAGTCTGAGTCAGATTATTGATCCTTCAATGCATGGGAATTATCCTTCAGGACTCGCCGTTTTAATGTTCAGATTGATTGACAGTTGCTTGAGTAAAAATCCAGCAGATCGCCCGGCCATGGATGAAATCGTGCAGGCTCTCTCAGGAATTTTGACTGCTTCTCTGGCCTGGGAATTGTCAAACAACACATCTAGCTACCATAGTTCGAATTAG